The DNA region ctctgcagcccccggCTCAGGCCACGCTGTTAATCAGGCTCCCGCTTTGCCCCGGCAGCGCCAGAGCGGGGCAGCTCACGCGTGCCCCCTCCCACTCCCGCAGGAGCCCCCTCTGCGTGTTTCTCCCCAGCGCATATTTTGTGATCACGAGTGTTAGAAATGGATGTGACGGACAAGGAGGCATTGTCGGGGCAGCCGAGCAGCAGGGCGTTGGACGCGGGCAGGACAAAGGCTGTTGTGTTTCTCCCCTGACAATAGGCGGTGCGGGCTTACACAGGGGCACGGCGGCTTTCCAAGGAGCCCTTCTCCTGCCGAGTGTGCCGCTGATTTCCTGGAGTTGGTTGCTGTCGGTGCTGGTGTGCCTGGGCTTGTGGGTGATGTtctgtgctcctcctgcaggaagCAGCCCCTGAAGAGGTTCCCCTTTTCACCCCACAGGTGCTCGGTTTGCTGGTGTGGTCTCTCATCGCCGCCACAACGTACCACCTCCATGCAGCATATGGCTGGGTGATGTTCGTGTCCCTCTTCTTCTGGATACTAACACTCCTTTTCTTGGTGACTTACCTCCTGCAGCTTCATCAGAAGTTCTACATGATCCCCTGGCCCCTCGTGGTGCGTAGCTGAGAGGGAGTGGCAACCAGGAAAATTATGGCAACGAGGAGATCAGAAGAGGGGGGATCCCAAGAGGGGATCTTTCAAAGAGGGGGGATCCCAAGAGGGAAACATCTTGGAAAGATAGTCTGGGAAGGCTTTAGTTTCTTCTGGACCGAGGGAACCGAGTTCCCTGCGCTTTGCACAGTGACGTTGTTTAATTCTGCCCTTGAATTGCTCAGAAAATGCTCGAACCAGAAAATCACGTGTCAATCCAGAAAGTTACAGCCACCAACTGCTGCAGTTGTGGGGTCACCCAAAAGCCTTCCAGCACAACCTGGGGAGCATTTAATGCATTCTCCTGGGGAACGGGGAGGAATGTGAACCTGAGCCTTTTGCTCCCAGGCCTCACGAGCTCCTCTTTGTTTCCCAGCTGATGATCTGCAACGCTGTGGCCACCGTGCTGTACATCACCGCCTTCGTGACGTGCGCGGCCGCCGTGCAGCCGACGTCCTGGCGGCAGTGGGACTACAACCGCAGGGCTGCCGCCTCCGTGAGTACCGGCGGGCAGGGGAGGGCCCAGGGGCCGGGACAGCCCCCGCGGTCACACGTGGGATGTGCTCCTCTTCCAGTTCTTCGCCTGTGTCACGATGATCACCTACGGGGTGAGCACCTTCTTCAGCTTCCGCGCCTGGAAAGGGCTCGGCAGCAACGCGGCCACCAGCCAAGTGAGCGACCACGCGTAAGGAGGGGACACAAAGCCCGGCCACGGGCCACCCCGCACCAGCTTGTGCCAGGCTTGGAGCCTCGCGTGCCACCAGGGCTCGTTCTGGGACCAGCccgtgctggcagcagtggtcAGCACCGGCTCACGTGGATGCTGCCCTGTGGTTTCTGATGATGCTTCCAGCTGACGTGCCCACAGCACGACCCCACCGGCATCGCCACGGGGACACGGActtgctggggctgcagctcctgctcatcCCCGGGGCCCAGCTGGATCCTcgccagagcagctccactgAGGGCGCTCAGCCAGTTTGGCACAGTCCGATACTAAAACTGACTAACCCAAGCCCAGGCTCCCCTCTCTGCTCATTCACAGCTACAGAGTAAGTAATGCAATTAACGGGGTGCGGAaacagtggcagagctggaagatGAGAAGTGAAGCAAGGGAAGCAGTCATAACTGCTGTTGTATTGATTTCTAACAATTTGAATAGAAATTttatgctttaaataaaaacattcctAAATCCAGCACTGGAGTCTGTCATGAGAAAACTTGTCTGGTGAGAAGTAGCACACACAGCATGGTGGGGACAGCAGAGATGTCACAGCAGAGGTGGCTGTTCCTTCCCACTCCACGAGGGTTTTAGCCCATGTGGGCTATGGAAGGAACAAGTCCACAGGGTTCACCTCTCATTGCTTTATGCACACACACGCTCAGAGTGTGCAGCCAAGACCACAAGAACACAAACGAGGTGCCAAGGCTTTGATCACTCCCTCTTCCTGGCTCAGCACCACACACTCCTGAGGCCACCTAATTAACCAGCAAGTCAATTTTGCCCATTAGCTGCAGgtcattttcagaaattacaaTCAATTCTGCAAAAGCTCTGGGAACACAGGCAGGATCAGTGCCTCAGGAGAGGGAAGAACCACACTGCTCCCCGTGCAGACCACAAATTCACCTTTTGGGTGTTTGTCAGAACAAGAGGTGATGccctgccaggcagagcagcttttcctttcacacCCTCCTTGTACAAGGTAGTAAAAGTAGATTCAGTGAGTTCCAAAGCTGGTGCATGGTGAGCTACACTGCAAATCTTACTGCACGCTCTGCATGGAAAACTACCAGGTTGTCTGCAGAGGCAGGATCAGGAAATGGAACTGCATTGATGGAAGGTGAGAACTGAAAAGGAACTGGACACATGGCATTGGCCCATGACAGATCTGCCTTTATTTGCTTGTCAGTGAGTAAATCAAAGGTCAAATTTCCACAGTTATGAATatatagacatatatatatataaaacaggaacagtaagaaaataaaatcaataaaattaataaaaattaacatgGGAGGTCACTATTGAATTCCAAAATCTAGATAGAAAATTTACTTACAAACACTGCTAAAGGACACCAGTCACAGCTTTCCAAACTCTGACACGTTCCAAATTAATTTAGCATTCCTTCAGAACCAACTGCATCACCAGGCAACTGAGACTCCAGAATCTGTATCTCTCTGGCAAGGATGTGACCAAAGAAATGATGTGCTGTCCCTATAAAGAAGCTGATGGCTGATCAGCATGAACTCTGCCTTGGCACCTTGTAAAAACCTTCCCTGCACACACTGACTTCTCAGTTAAAGCCACATCCCTGAGAACTGAGCATCTTTTACTGcctaaggccaggctggatgggattgTGAGCAGCCTGCTCTCGTGGAAGGtgggttggaactggatgatttcCAGTTAAGCAATGGTGCTGCAGGAACAGAAGGAATAAACTGTTCTCTGTGTTCAGCAGAGACAAGACAAAGAACAAGGAGCTCAAACTGCAGCTCGGGCACTTTATATCAGCGTGCAAaaggctccctgcagcagcagcagggcactgcaGAAAACTGCCCAGACAAAGCATGGCAGCTTCTAAGAACATCCTGGCAGACATGCCAGAAGTTTGGGtagagctggggaaaggaagaCTGCCTCTCACAGTCTCTTCCATCCATTTGCACAAGGGTATAAAAATCCCAGAAAGCTTTGATTTCACCCCCTGGAGAGGGAGCCACAGTTCTGGCCTGGCCCCAGCGAACACCCACCTCCCTCACCGCGGCGTGGAGCCGAGTCCCCGCCCCTCGCCCCGGGCCTCTCTTGGGAATCGCTGCCTTTCACCTCCGAAATTCGAATAGAACTTGCTTAAAATACAACAGAACTCCCTTCAGAATGACTTGTTTAATGGTTTAATGAAGTCACCACTAACGCACTGCTTAAATCCAGACTCCGACCTTCTTTTTCCTAGAAACacggggaaaaaaagaaatccgTGACTCCATGAGGGTTTGGAATAAGCATTTCAAAAAATCAAACAGGCAATACATTTTCTGCTGCATCAAACCAATACAAAATTACATATACTGGAGCATCTGTGACTGAATGTGAACCCAAGAAGACTGTGCAGGAATCCCTGGGGTGAGGAGGCTGTCACCCTGCCCATGCCAGAGCAGAGCCTCGTTCACCCCTGGTTGGGAACGCTGTGCTGGTGGCTCAGGGATCTACTGGAATCTGGCTCCTGTCATTTGCCTCTCAGAGACCCCAATCTGCAAATCCCAGATGCTGAAACATAGACTGACTCT from Motacilla alba alba isolate MOTALB_02 chromosome 11, Motacilla_alba_V1.0_pri, whole genome shotgun sequence includes:
- the LOC119705731 gene encoding plasmolipin encodes the protein MAGLPGAARARSASPGSPPALDGSFLLSPLGGLMCAQAVLGLLVWSLIAATTYHLHAAYGWVMFVSLFFWILTLLFLVTYLLQLHQKFYMIPWPLVLMICNAVATVLYITAFVTCAAAVQPTSWRQWDYNRRAAASFFACVTMITYGVSTFFSFRAWKGLGSNAATSQVSDHA